AGTTAGAACATGTTTACTTAAATAGGTTCAATAAAAATTCCAAAACACAAATACAATCAGTttcaggggaaggggggggggggaaatgaatGTGAGGACTCCGAAGAACTAATAAGAGCACAAGTAGTAAACAACCCCCTCCTCCCTCGCAGGGGCTCCACAGGGGGgggccctttctctctctctagtccATAAgtcaaaaggaggagaaagagggcggAAGTGCAGCCGGGCCCCTCTTCTTCTCTGGTCCCTCTGGGCTTTGGGGATAAATAGAGCGTCCCTTTTGTTCCTACTGGCAGGGCAAGGAGGTCAGGCAGGCAGGCGGCCCCGGTCCGTCCATCCGCCCTTCCCTTTCCGCCGCACCATCCAGCAATGCGGGCGGAGGAAGGCTTCCTTGTCTTTTTGTCTCGTCTTAAATACAAACACACAATTGCACTCTCACATACAGCGATTTTAGAAAAAGAACTCGTACACACTCAGCACAGGTCGGCTTCTGGATCCACCAGATTGAGAGTCACGgacatggggggaggggaggaggaggaggacttccCCCCTCCGTCCCTTTGTAAACTTTTGGCATGAGagtcccttctcttctctctctcgctctctgtctctgtctccatCATCTCTCAGAAGGACTGCTGCATCTTGGCAGTAAGGAGGAGCTGGCACCCACTGTTGACGTGGCTGAGGACCTTCTGCTTGAGCTGGGCCACCTGGTCGCGCAGGGCACTGGCAGCACTGGAGAGGCCGGCGTTGTCACTCTTGAGGCTCTTGACCTTCTCCTCCAGGCGGGCGATGCGCTCCAGCTTCCTCTTGCGGCACTTGGTGGCCGCCAGCCGGTTCCGCAGGCGCTTCCGCTCCACCTTGATGCGCTCCTGGTCCTCCATGTTGATGGGTGACACAGGTGGGCTCTGCTGCACGTCCGGCACCGTCTGTGGCTCCTCCTTGAAGCCCCGCCCGGGGGCGACGGCAGCGTGGGGGTGGTGGGCGTGGGGGTGGTGGGCGTGGGGGTGGTGCCCGCCCAGGCTCAGGTGCTGCGGCAGGTAGCTCAGGTTGGCGCTCGGGAAGCCCGGCGAGCCGCTCAGGGCGGGCGGGTTGTAGCTGGTCAGGTTGGTGTAGATGGGGGGCGGCTCCTGCGGGAGCGAGGAGGCCCCGTACCCGCTGCTCGCCGTCGAGGAGGCCACGGatgccgccgccgctgccgctgcCGCCGCCCCGAGGGAGACATTGGGCGGCGGGAGGTGGTTCATCTTGTGGAGGTCGTCCAGGGCCTTGACGAAGCCGTCGGCGAAGCCCTCCTGCTCCTCGGTGGCGCCGCGCGGGTAGAAGTACTGTCCGGGCGGCGTGGGGGTGGTGGCGATGACGCCGCTGCTGCTCCCGTTCTGGACGATGAGGCGCTCCAGCTCCGGCGCGGCCAGCTTGAGCGAGTTGACGGCGTTGGCGCCCTCCGAGGGTGGGTGCGGGGGCAGGCCGGCCGGGAAGAAGTCCTCCTGGGCGCGGAGCTGCGGGTGCTGGGCCGGCGGGTGGTGCGCCAGCGGCGCCTTGAGCCCTCGGAACGACGACGAGGAGGGCTCCGCGGAGAGGTTCAGCGCCATGCCCGACGCCTTCAGCGCCTTGTAGTCCTGGCTGTAGCCGGAGAGAAAGGAGTCAGGGTAGAAAGGCTGCTCCATCTTCGTGCACATCAGAgaagggcaggcaggcaggcagggagggcggaaggaaggaatgaagggagggcaggaaagaaggaagtggggcgcgctcgctcgctcgctggctcgcctgccttccttccttcttcctttcttcctttctttcttgctgGCTTCCCTCCCTCCGGGCCTGGCTTGGGGCGTGGGTCGCGCTTCGGCTCCCGAGACCGCTTCCGCTGGCTTGCTTCCTTGCCTGCGTCCCTCCCCAGTCTTTCC
This genomic interval from Anolis sagrei isolate rAnoSag1 chromosome 2, rAnoSag1.mat, whole genome shotgun sequence contains the following:
- the JUNB gene encoding transcription factor JunB, which gives rise to MCTKMEQPFYPDSFLSGYSQDYKALKASGMALNLSAEPSSSSFRGLKAPLAHHPPAQHPQLRAQEDFFPAGLPPHPPSEGANAVNSLKLAAPELERLIVQNGSSSGVIATTPTPPGQYFYPRGATEEQEGFADGFVKALDDLHKMNHLPPPNVSLGAAAAAAAAASVASSTASSGYGASSLPQEPPPIYTNLTSYNPPALSGSPGFPSANLSYLPQHLSLGGHHPHAHHPHAHHPHAAVAPGRGFKEEPQTVPDVQQSPPVSPINMEDQERIKVERKRLRNRLAATKCRKRKLERIARLEEKVKSLKSDNAGLSSAASALRDQVAQLKQKVLSHVNSGCQLLLTAKMQQSF